The sequence below is a genomic window from Sneathiella sp. P13V-1.
AAGCGCCGTTTTTACAGCACTCGCCATGGCATCGATGTCGCCAACCGGAACAAGCCAGCCGGTTTCCCCATTAAGCACTGTTTCAAGAGATCCCCCATGCGCCGTAGCAATTACCGGGCGCCCCATGGCTTGGGCTTCTACTGAAATGCGGCCAAACCCTTCCGGGACATTCGTCGCAGACACGACGATATCCGCCAACATCAAAGCGGCGGGCATATCGGAGCAATAATCCTTAATCTGGACCTTGCCTTCCAACCCCTTGGATTTCACCAAATTGGTGATCTCGGTGCGGTAGGCTTCTCGCCCCTGCCCGGCGCCCACAAAAAGTGCCAGAAAATTCTTATCCTCAAGACGGGACAACGCCTGTATCAGTTCCACATGCCCCTTAAGGCGCGTCAGTCGCCCTGGCAACATAATGATCGGCACACCATCAGGGAGTGCCCAATCGGTCGCCATTTTGATAATACGTTCAGCGCTCACGGCACCCGGATTAAACTTATGGCAATCCACACCCCGGGGGATCGTAACGATCTTATCTTCTGGGGTCATGTAATTTTCTGCGATATGCCCTGCAATAAAATCAGAGATCGCAATCACTTTTTGGCCACGCGCCATAATTCCGTTATAGGCGTTTTTGAAAAATCCACCACGCGTGTAGGCCGCATGAAAGGTTGTGACATAGGGTACTTTTTCGGCTCTAGCAGCGGCATAGGCACTCCACGCTGGCGCACGACTTCTGGCATGAACCAAATCCACACCATAACGTTCAATCACCTGACGGATCCGCTTGATATTGCGATACATCACCCATGGTTTTTTGGAATGCACCGGTAAAGTCAGATGGGTCGCACCAATTTTATCGAGCTCATACACCATCTTGCCACCGTTGGAGACAACGATAGCATTCCACCCCTTTGCCTTGATCGCAGCTGCCATCTCGATGGTACCGCGTTCCACTCCACCCCCTTCAAGGGCAGGAAGGATTTGCATAATTGTACGCACCTGTTTGTCCTGGCTTTCGTTTTTCGCAAAAGAGGTGTTATGTTGATTCACGGTATTTATTCTCTAACTCACACAAGCGGATACGATGACCCAACCTGAACTTCTCCAACGTCCCGACGGCCAATCCATAGCATACCACCATACACCCGGCGATGCACCTGGTGTGATATTCTGCTCTGGCTTTATGTCCGATATGGAAGGCACAAAAGCTCTGGCCCTTGAGCAGGCCATGAAGGATCTTGGACGAAGCTATACACGCTTTGACTATTTAGGGCACGGACAATCTACAGGTTTGTTCAAAGATGGCACAATTAGCCGCTGGACGGATGACGCACTGGCTGTATTGGATGAATGCACCGCGGGTCCTCAGGTTGTCGTGGGATCTTCCATGGGGGGATGGATCGGTCTTCGCATGGCTCTTCTTCGCCCTGAAAGGGTTTTAGGATTTGTTGGCATTGCGGCGGCCCCTGATTTTACACGGCGCATGAAACGGGACCTTACCGATGATGCAAAAGCGGATATCGAACGTCAGGGTTACTGGGAAGAACCATCTGAATATTCGGAAGAGCCATACACAATCACCGGCAAATTGCTGGGAGATGGTGAAAAGAACTGCATCATGGATAATGCAATCCCTTTTGATGGCCCGGTTCACCTTCTTCAAGGTATGAAGGATGACGCGGTGCCATGGCAAACCGCCCTGGATATTCAGGAGAGGCTGACCAGTGACAATGTGAATGTCACATTAGTAAAAGAAGGGGATCACCGTCTATCAGAAGATATCGATCTAAATCGTTTGATATTGACCACAGAAACAGTTTGTAGTCAGGTCGCCCGTAACTTGCTTCACAGGTAGGTCACAGTTCCAGCTGCAGGAGTAAAAACACTCATCTCTAATACAATGAGATTGTAATGTTTGAAAGGCGCCATATATCTATTTTTGTAGAGTGAAATGCATTCAGTGAGAAACTCCCCTCTTCCACTGGAAGCAAATAACCGGGCCGGCTCCCCCCCTAGCTGGCCCGGTCTCTATTTCAAAACCCTAAATCTCTTCTTCAGGATCCCCCGGCTGCATGAACTTTACAATTTTCATAACAGGGAAAATCCATAGCACCCCGGCTATTGGATAATAAATCAGATCAATCCACTTATTCTCTGGCAAGAAATTCACAGCGATCAACATCGCCCCAAAGCAATAAACCGTCAGAAAAACCAGGATCATCAGAAGGCCAATCGGTTTTCGACTTTTATTCATAGCACACTCCATTTCTACCCTGCTTTTAGATAACCAAGCCTGTTTTGAAAAGGGGGCATCCACAGCAAACAGTCTTTTCCACAAAAAAGTCTAAATCTGCCCCGCATTTCAACATCTTTCCCCTGTCTTATTTGCCAGCTCAGAATTCAAGGGGATACCATCATGTTCAACAAGAAAAACCAATCGCTTTCAAATCAATCTAGAGACACCACGGATTCATTAGAAAAGCAGGTCGCCAAGCCGGCCTCCATGCCGCGCCCCGCGCCTTCAAACCCCGTACCGGCGGGAAATTCCTCATCAGCGTTTCCGCTGCGCCCGTCTGGCATGAATATGCAGGAAGAAACCAAAGAAGGGAGCCGCCTGCATGTGGGAAAAGATATCCACCTGAAAGGTGAAATAACCGCTTGTGATCGCCTGATAGTTGAGGGAACGGTTGAAGCCTCTATGGACTCCAAAGAAATTGAAATCACTGAAAGCGGCATCTTCGAAGGAGAAGTAACCATTGACCGTGCAGAAATTTCAGGGCGGTTTAACGGAACAATGACCGCACGCAAGAAACTGGTCATTCATAAAACCGGAATTGTCAGTGGCACCATCCGATATGGCGAGATCGAAATAGAACCCGGCGGATGCATTTCCGGCCAGTTGGCACAACAAAGTAAAACCCCCGAAACCACTACTACATAATTCTTTTTATCTTCGCGACGGATTTGTCGAACTCAGCCGTTTTATCATAAGATAGTTTGAGTTTTTCTAATTGGATTGACAGTATAACGGCATGAGCGACAGCAACCTGATAGATCGGGATGCCCAATTGCTAAGGCAACTGGCTAAGGGTGATTTGCGTGCGAGTCGTGAAATTACGTCGCTGTATACAGATCAGGCATACAGAACCGCTTACCGGATGACGGCGGACCAAATGGTTGCCGAAGACATTACACAGGAAGCCTTCCTCAAACTTTGGAAGGCCGCTGCCAAATGGGAAGCCAAGGCACGCATCAGTACTTGGCTTCACCGGGTCATTCATAATCTGGCCATAGATCATTTGCGGAAAACCAAACGGTTTTCTGATGCAAAAGTCCCTGAGCGGGAAGATCCTGGTCTCAATCCATATGAAAATCAAGCACTGGCGGAAATGAAACGCTCGGTTCGCTCCGGCGTGGTGGATTTGCCGCACAGGCAACGGGTTGCTATAACGCTTGTTCACTTTGATGAATGTGGCAACAAGGATGCAGCCGAAAGAATGGGGATTTCAGTAGAAGCTCTCGAGTCGCTCCTCTCAAGGGGGCGCCGAAAACTGAAAGAACTCTTATCGCCTGACCATATACGATAGCGTGGAGATGGAAGATGACACATTCAGAAAATCCGTCAATTGAAAGGCTTCAATGGATTGTAGATTGCTACGGCAATGATCCGAAACGCTGGCCTGCGGATGAACGTCAGGCACTGCAAAATCTGGCATCGACATATCCTCATTATCTCTCCGATTATGCAGAGGAAATAGAGTTGCAGGATTTGCTAGACCACGATCTTGAAGATCTTCGCGCACCATCTACGCTACACGCCCGTATCCTCTCAGATGCCGAGGCAATCCACGGCGATACATTCAGTTTAGCTGATTTGTTTGGTCATGGTTTTTTACGCCCCCTTGCAGGCCTAATGACCGCTGCGGCCCTTGGTGTGATGGTTGGATGGTTTGGTCCCGGCATTCTGATTCCAACTGATGTAACCATAGATGAGCTGGCCCTGTCAGACTCAGTTCTGGATTGGGAGCAAGATAATGAAAATGGGTAAAACCAGAGTTCTGACCATTCTGCTGATTGCTTCCATCGGCTTGAACATAGCCGGTGCCGCTTTTGTCGGCGCGCAATGGTATCGATACAATGTGAAATCCGCACGAAGCGGGGAACTCACCTTCGATCGCCGTGCGGCCTTGTCTTCTCTTGAAAAATCAGAGAAGAAGCAAATCCGCGCCATTTGGAACTATCACAAGCCGTATTTCAAAGATGAAGTGAGAGATTTTAGGGAGGCGAAACGTATCCTGAGTGACAGTCTTTCTGCGGAAAACTTGGATGATACCGAGATTAAAGAGGCTTTTGATGTGTTAATCTCAAGCCGGCAGAATGTTGAGAAAAGGCTATTCACAATATTATACGAGTCAGCCCGTTTACTTCCTCCAGAAAAACGAGAGACGTTTTTTAACAGAGGGTTCAAACGCTGGTCAGACAGGCATCACAAATTTAAAGATCACAAATTCGGTGATAAGGACGACTGATGGACAACAGAATCTACTCTCCGTCGACAGCACGAAACAGGAGCTTTATCGCTGAGGCATTATTACCTCGTCTCCCAAAAGGTGGATCTGTTTTGGAAATTGCCTCAGGCAGTGGCGAACATGCGACCCACTTCACCCCAATACGTCCCGATGTCACATGGCAGCCCAGCAATCTGGAAGAAGACCAGATTTTAAGCACTGAAAGCTGGCGAGCACATGTCGGCACCGAAAACTTCTTGCCTGTCCTTAAACTGGATGTAACCGGTGAAGTTTGGCCGACCGAAGCCCCAGATTACAGCCATGGGCCCTTCGACGCCATATTCAACGCCAATATGATTCATATCGCCCCATGGGTGGTAACAGAAGGATTGTTTAAGGGTGCAAACCGTGTTCTTAAGAAAGGCGGATTTGCGTATCTATACGGTCCCTACAAAGTAGGCGGGAAACATACATCCGAAAGCAACATCGCCTTCGAGGAATGGCTGAAAGCGAAAGATTCTTCTTTCGGCGTTCGTGATATTGAAAAGGTTGCCGCCGAAGCTGAGAAAAATGGGTTACTCCTGAAAGAAAGCCTGCCCATGCCTGCCAATAACTTCTTTCAGATTTTTGAAAAGCAATAAAAAAGGGCCGGAAAATCCGGCCCTTCTTCATATTCGATATCGGATATGATGGCTTAGAAACCGCCCATACCACCCATACCGCCCATGCCGCCCATGTCAGGCATTCCAGAGCCGGAACCTTCTTTTGCAGGTGCATCTGTTACAGTTGCTTCTGTTGTGATCAACAGACCTGCAACAGAGGCTGCATCTTCAAGGGCTGTACGAACAACTTTAGCCGGGTCAACAACACCGTCTTCCAGCAGGTTACCGTATACACCTGTCTGTGCGTTAAAGCCGTGCTTCGGATCGTCTTGTTCCAGAAGCTTACCAGCAACAACCGCACCGTCGTGACCTGCGTTTTCAGCGATCTGACGGATAGGAGCCTGCAAAGCGCGTGCGATGATCTTAACACCAACGTTCTGATCTTCGTTTGCACCTTCGAGACCTTCAAGTGCGCGGGATGCGTATAGAAGCGCAGTTCCGCCACCTGGGACGATACCTTCTTCAACAGCTGCGCGTGTCGCGTGCAGAGCATCGTCAACGCGGTCTTTGCGTTCTTTCACTTCAACTTCAGTTGCACCGCCAACTTTAATCACGGCAACACCGCCAGCCAGTTTAGCCAGACGTTCCTGCAGTTTTTCGCGGTCATAATCGGAAGAAGTTTCTTCGATCTGCGCTTTGATCTGACCAACGCGTGCGTCGATGTCGTCTCTTGTGCCGGCACCGTCAACGATTGTTGTTTCCTCTTTGGAAATTGTAACCGTCTTAGCTGTACCCAACATGTCCAGAGTAACATTTTCAAGTTTGATGCCAAGCTCTTCGGAGATCATTTGACCACCAGTCAGGATCGCGATGTCTTCAAGCATTGCTTTACGACGGTCACCAAAGCCAGGAGCTTTAACAGCAGCAATTTTCAAGCCGCCGCGCAGTTTGTTTACAACGAGAGTTGCAAGTGCTTCACCTTCGATGTCTTCAGCGATGATCAGAAGTGGCTTGCCTGACTGAACAACTGCTTCAAGGATTGGAAGCATTGGCTGCAGGTTTGTCAGTTTCTTTTCGTGCAGCAGGATGAATGGGTTTTCCATCTCTGTCAGCATTTTCTCAGCGTTTGTCACGAAGTATGGTGACAGGTAACCGCGGTCGAACTGCATACCTTCAACAACGTCCAACTCTGTTTCCAGGCCTTTGGCTTCTTCAACAGTGATAACACCTTCGTTGCCAACTTTTTCCATGGCTTCAGAAATAATGCTGCCGATTTCTGCTTCACCGTTTGCAGAGATTGTACCAACCTGAGCGATTTCAGATGCACCCGCAACTGGGTTTGCACCATTTTGGATGCTTTCGATCGCTTTACCAACAGCAAGGTCGATGCCGCGTTTCAGATCCATCGGGTTCATGCCAGCAGCAACAGCTTTCAGACCTTCCTGAACGATAGACTGAGCCAGAACAGTAGCAGTTGTTGTACCGTCGCCAGCCAGGTCGTTCGTTTTGGAAGCAACTTCACGCACCATCTGTGCGCCCATGTTCTGCAGCTTATCTTCAAGCTCAATTTCTTTGGCAACGGAAACACCGTCTTTAGTCACGCGAGGTGCGCCGAAGGATTTGTCCAGAACGACGTTACGGCCTTTCGGACCCAGTGTAACTTTAACGGCATCTGCAAGGATGTTTACGCCTTCCAGAATTCTCGCGCGTGCCTCAGCACCGAAATGTACTTGTTTAGCCATTTTCTAATTCCTTAATGTCTGTAATTGCGGTGATTAGCTAAGAACGCCGAGAATGTCGGATTCTTTCATGATCAGGAAATCTTCGCCTTCCAGCTTGATTTCTGTACCGGACCATTTACCGAACAGAACTTTGTCGCCTACAGCTACGTCAAGGGCGCGAACAGAGCCGTCTTCCTTAATCGCGCCGCCGCCAACAGCAACAACTTCACCTTCACTTGGCTTTTCCTGTGCGCTATCTACGAGGATAATACCGCCAGCAGATTTTTCTTCGCTTTCAACGCGTTTGATCAAAACGCGATCGTGCAATGGACGAAATGACATTAATAACTCTCCCAATTGGTTCAATGAGTCGTCTTCAACTTTTCTGTCATTAGCACTCACCAGAGGGGAGTGCTAACAAAATTCCTAACCGATGTAGGCGCTCCATCAAAATGAGTCAAGAGAGAGGGGGAAAATTTTTGTCAATAAACGGATTAAAAGGACTGTTTTCAGGGATTTTCTTGGCCTTTTTTGTCTTTTCCAGTAGATAAGGCTCAGAATGTGGGTTATGTCCCACCCATCAAATATGAATCCTTGGATTTGAGAGATTAAAGTGACTGCATCCCTACTCACTCAACTAAGTGCCCGCGTTGGGCAGGTTTTCGAAACATGTGATCTGGATCCAAAATTCGGTAAAGTGGTTCTCTCCCAACGCCGTGAACTTGGTCAGTTTCAATGCAATGGTGCGCTTGCCGCTGCAAAATCTGCGAAAAAGAACCCACGCGACATTGCTCAAACCGTTTTGGAGGCGCTTGAGAAAACAGGGATCTTTGCAGAGCTTTCCCTTGCAGGCCCCGGCTTCATTAATATGAAGCTAACTGACGAGTTCCTGAAATCACACCTGAATACGATTGCAGCGGACGACAGCTTTGGCATTCGTGAGGAGCATAATTCAGAAAAGGTTATTCTGGATTATGGCGGACCAAATGTAGCTAAAGCGATGCATGTGGGGCACCTTCGTGCCACCATTATCGGTGAAAGTCTGCGCCGCTTGCATGTCTTCATGGGCGATGACGTCATCAGTGACGTTCACTTTGGTGACTGGGGCCTTCCAATGGGCCTGCTCATTAAGGAAATTGAACTTCAGAAACCGGACCTTCCATACTTTGATGCTGATAACGAAGGACCGTTCCCCGCGGAATCTCCAGTTACTGTGGATGAACTACAAGAGCTGTATCCTGCTGCGTCTTCACGCAGTAAAGAAAACCCGGAATTCCTGGAAGCCGCCCGCGAAGCAACTTTTGAGCTTCAAAAAGGCCGCGCAGGATATCGCGCCCTTTGGAAACATATGCTGGATGTTTCTATTGCCGAGACGAAAATCGACTTTGATCTATTAGGCGCGCACTTCACTGAATGGAAAGGTGAAGCCGACACAAACGATCATATTCCGTCTATGCTGGAGCGGTTCGCCTCCAACAATCTGTCAGAAGAATCTGATGGTGCCATTGTAGTACGCATCGCAAGGGAAGATGACAAAAAAGAGATGCCGCCATTGATCCTACAAAAATCAGATGGCGCGGTGATGTACGGCACCACGGACCTCGCCACCATCGAAATGCGGCAGCTGGAACATGACCCGGACAGCATTCTCTATGTGGTAGATGCCCGCCAAGGATTGCATTTTGAACAGGTCTTTCGCGCCGCCCGCGTAGGTGACAGCCTAGATGCTGACGCCACCTTGGAGCATGTCGGATTTGGCACCGTGAACGGCAAAGACGGCAAGCCACTTAAAACCCGTGATGGCGGAGTGGTACGTCTTCGCAGCATGATCGAAGATGCCATTGGCGAAGCCCGTAAAGTCGTTGAAGAAGCGGGCTTGAAAGACAAATTCTCAAGTGAAGAGCTTGAAGATATTGCCACCAAGGTTGGCATTGCCGCCATTAAATATGCGGATCTTTCCAACCAACGCATGTCCAACTATGTTTTCGATCTGGAACGTTTCACCAAGTTTGAAGGTAAAACCGGTCCTTACCAGATGTATGCGGCGGTCCGGATTAAATCCATGTTGCGCAAAGCCACAGATCAGGGAATTGCATCTGGTGATATTGTGGTCACTCACGAAGCCGAACGCAACCTGATGCTCGCCTTGTCACAGCTCTCCGAAGCGGTCTTTGCAGCAGCCGACAAAAGTGCGCCGAACATTCTTTGTGATCATGTTTATGCGCTCACGCAGGAATTCAACAGCTTCTATCATGATTGTCAGGTTCTCGGTGAAAGTGATGAAGCCATCCGCGCATCCCGCCTGAAACTTTGCGAGATTACGCTCCGTCAAATTGAAGCGGTTCTGGATATGCTTGGGATCGCAGTACCAGAACGTATGTAAAACGAAAAAAAGCCGGAAGAACTCTTCCGGCTTTTTCTTTGAAGGTTTTTTCATCAGTATGCGAGCGCGTGCCCGTCTTTACGGGATTCTGTACCAGCTTCCAGAACACCTGTTTCCTGATTAACGTAAATCATCTGCGCACCGCCATGAGGCATTTCAGGGGCAGTGATTTCATACCCCATATCTGCAAGTTCCTGCTTCACGCCATCAGAAATGGTTTCTTCCATTTCAAGAACACCCGCGTTGTAGAAGGCCCGCGGTGCTTCGATGGCTTCCTGAACATCCATACCAAAATCAAAGATATTGGACAGAACATGCGCATGACCGACAGGTTGATACGCGCCGCCCATCACACCGTAACAATGGGTCATTTTACCGCCTTTGGTAACCATACCTGGGATAATGGTATGCAGTGGACGTTTACCCGGTGCCACACAGTTTGGATGATCTTTGTCCACGACAAATCCAGCGCCGCGGTTCTGGAAGATCACACCTGCCTCTGCATCGGCAATGCCTGATCCAAATGGATGGAATAGGGAGTTAATAAAGGAGACTGCCATGCCATCCTTATCAACAACTGACAGATAAACCGTATCTTTATGCTTATCCAACGCACCTGCGCCGCCAGCGTCACCGGCTTTACCAACTTCGATAAAAGTCCGAAGGTGAGCCGCGAACTCATCAGAGAGCAGCATCTCAACCGGCACATCCGCTTTCGCCGGGTCAGCCACATATTTATCCCGTGCAAGATAAGCAAGACGCGCAGCCTCTGCCTGAAGGTGGAAGCGTTTTGCACCGACCGGATCCAGCCCATCCATGTCATACCCTTTAAGGATATTCATCATCAGCAAAGCTGTGATACCCTGGCCGCTTGGTGGGATCTGATGCACATCATGCCCGCCGAATTCGGTCTGTATGAGGTCAACTACATCTGCAGAAGCCGCACCAAAATCACTGGCTTCGTGGAGGGCACCTGCCGCGTTGAGGGTCGCCACCATCTTCTCGGCAAGCTCTCCTTCATAGAAGGCACTGCGCCCTTCCTTGGCAATACGCTTCAAAGTTTCTGCCAAAGCTGGGTTTTTCCAGACAGTTCCCGCCCCCGGAGTTTCTCCATCTTTCAGGAACAGCTTCGCCGCCTGTTCATTTTCAAGAAGTTTATCTTTCGCAAGGAGCCAATCCACAGAGGTGCGCTGCGTCACCACAAATCCGTTTTCCGCGCAATCAATGGCAGGGGCTAACAGATCCGCAAAATCCATAGAAGCAAATTGTTCATGAAGACGCGTCCAAGCGTCGATGGCTCCCGGCACCGTTACCGCATGAGGGCTGGTCAGCGAAATCTCGTCAATACCATCATCCAACAGTTTATCTGCTGTAAGAGCATTAGGTGCCTTACCGGAGCCATTGAGGCCAAAAAGTTTGTCATCACCAGAGGGGGAGACAATCGCGAAACAATCGCCGCCAATACCTGTTTGCATGGGGTCCACAACACACTGAACCGCGCAGGCTGCAATAGCTGCGTCCATGGCGTTACCGCCTGATTTCAGGATTGATAGAGCAACCTGGGAAGCGTGCGAGCTTGATGTCGCAACCGCACCGTTCATTCCATAAGTTACCGAGCGCCCGGGATTGGAGAAGTTTCTCACTTTGACCACCTTAATTATTATTGAGAGGCCAAAGAGTACTGCGATCACTGAAAAGCGCAAAACAACTTTTTGCGCCTTTTCATGATCCGGAAGTCAAATTACCAAAGGCGAACGATGACATATTTGGTAAATGCGTCATCAACCTTGCTTTGACTGGCTGCACGCCAGGCACCCATAGCCGCATCGTGCGATTCAAAAAAACCGCGCACATCCATATTACCCGGATCTACAAAATCACGACCACGTGTATCAGTAACCCGGCCGCCGAACACCACAAACAATTCCTTCTTAGTGGCGTTAGCTGTCGCTGTATCTGTCATTTCTTCGTCTCTTCAAAACACAAATAGTTCCAGACCAGCAAATAGCCGGTCTGCTCAAATACACTCGGATTATTATAGTTATGGGAGTTTTTACCGTGTTTATGATGAACAAACGGCTAACGCAAGGAAGAAAAACAGTTTTTACTCTTTAGAAGCGAATATTCCAAAAGAGAGGACCGATGCACTAAGAAAGCTGTGGTAAACGTTAAGTTCAGGGACCGAAAATTGCGCGGCAACAATTGCACTTCCAAGCCCGGCGGCAACCAGAAAAACCACACCCGCAAAAATGAATATCCCACTATTAGGTTTTACAAACAGCCGGTACAGTGCCGCCAAGGCCAACAAGCCAACAACACCGTATCGAATTTCTTCGCTTAATTGCCAACGGTCAAACAAAGTCACTCCCGTGAGAGACAACAAACCGATTAACACGATCCACCAGCCCGCCTGATGGAATTGTCGCGCAAATACACCGCCAACAGCGGCGATAGCGAAAGATATAATACCGATGGAGCCCGCAAATGCAGATAACTGCTTGTGATAAGGTTTGAAGTCAGACATTCCCCCATAAACGGCCGCCCCGAGCAGAGCCGCCAACGCAATTGTTGACACTCCAAATGCCCAGAAAAGGTTCATTGGGAAATAGGTACGACGCATCAAAACAAGTGCAGCAATTGCACTCATGACAAGTATGAGTTCAAAGATGACCAAGCTATTCATGACATCCGTCATAACTCGGTCATCATGGAAAGTCTAACGATCTTGGAAAATAAATATGACAGTGGACACATAAATGTCGTTGAATTGTAGAAAATTCCTATACATTACAATAGTGTGTGCAAAAAGTTTTTGAGGTGGCGCCATTCTCAACTTAGATTCCAACAAACCAATGCGGCAATTCTCCATTGCAATGGTCCTGACCATGAGCTTTGGAACATTGGTAACATGCGCCGTTCTCTCGGTCCTCACGATCAGCCTCTATTCCGGACTTGCAAATACAAGGGATCTTCTTGAAGAAAAGGCAACATCTGAACTGGCTTCTGTTGAACAGAACTTAAGGAACTTGCTCAACCCGGTTGAAAGACAGGTTCAGTTCCTGTCCGAACTGATTTATCGCGAAGAAGTCGATATTAATGACCCCAAAAGCATTAACCAGGCGCTCTTAACCTCTTTAAGCGGCATGAACGAAAATGTCGGTATCTCTGTTGTTTATCCGGATTTCAGCAGCCGCGTTGCAACTCGTTATGACAAGAAGATTGAATATAATCCTCCGGTGGAGCCGGAAGGCCAAGACAGCTTGAAGGAAGTCTTGATGACGGGAGTCGGCCATTGGGGTCCCCTTATCTATTCACCTGAAGTCCACGAAACCCTCATGGCTTTTCGCCAACCGATTATCCGGAATGAGAAATTTATCGGCCTGGTTATAGGAGGTATTCCTGTAAGTGAAGTCAGACGCGCGGTCCAGCTTGACGGGCTGTCCAGAAATGACGGCCGGTTTATTCTTTATGGTAAAGAACATATTCTAACCTATGACGGTTTTCAGGTTCATTCAGATAAACTGACCTATAAGGGCGTCGCTCCAAAACTTTCTGAAATTCCTGACCCGGTGCTGTCAGCGATTTGGAGCGCAGAGCGAAAAGACTTTAAATGGGTGAAGCCCAAAGGGGCCATGCAAGGCCATTTCATCGAACTCAACGATGAAACCTATCAATTCATTTACACCTCTGTCGAAGGCTATACGGACAAGCCCCTTATTGTTGGCTACAAAGTGAAATTTGAAGATGTGGCGGGTGCTCTGAAACGACTGGCCTGGGCGGGGTTTGCTGGTCTTGGCATTCTCATTGTCAGCTGCATAATCGCGATCCTTATCGGTCGTCGCATCGCAGGGTCAGTCCACACAATTTCAGAAGCCTCGCAGAAAATCTCCAAACTGAACTTCAATGAGGTTGGCACCCTGCCCCCAAGTCACCTGAAAGAACTTCATGAAGCAAGCGAAGCCTACAACACCATGCTCCGGGGACTCAGCTGGTTTGAAAACTATGTGCCGAAAAGCCTTGTCAGGAAGTTGATGGAGACAGGCGAGGCCCATTCAGAGACACGCTCTGTCACGGTTATGTTTACAGATATCTGTGAATTTACCCCTTTTGCAGAAAACATGTCCTCCGAAGATGTTGCCAGCCTGCTGAACCAGCATTTTGAATTGGTTACGGCCTGCATTGAAAAAGAAGGCGGCACCGTTGATAAATTTATTGGGGACGCCGTTATGGCTTTTTGGGGTGCACCAGAATATCAGGAAGATCATGCTGCCCGCGCATGCCGCGCGGCCCTTGCCATTACTGAAACAATTGAACGTGACAACGAAAAACGCCGACAAGAAGGGCGTGCGCCTGTGAAAATGCGAATTGGCATTCACACTGGTGATCTTGTTGTTGGGAATATCGGATCATCTGGCAGGTTGAATTACACCGTTGTTGGCGACACGGTGAATATCGCTCAACGGATTGAGCAACTGGGGAAAAGCATTCAAATCGATCCACAGCCGGACGTGCTAGCGCTGATTTCCACGACAACAGCAGATCAAGCAGGAGAGCATTTCCCATACCAAAGTGTCGGAGTTCACCGCGTCAAAGGGCGCAAAGAAGAAGTAGACGTCTGCCGTCTGCATCAGGCCGAAGCATCCCGGCCTAATGAAATGG
It includes:
- a CDS encoding sigma-70 family RNA polymerase sigma factor, which codes for MSDSNLIDRDAQLLRQLAKGDLRASREITSLYTDQAYRTAYRMTADQMVAEDITQEAFLKLWKAAAKWEAKARISTWLHRVIHNLAIDHLRKTKRFSDAKVPEREDPGLNPYENQALAEMKRSVRSGVVDLPHRQRVAITLVHFDECGNKDAAERMGISVEALESLLSRGRRKLKELLSPDHIR
- a CDS encoding bactofilin family protein: MFNKKNQSLSNQSRDTTDSLEKQVAKPASMPRPAPSNPVPAGNSSSAFPLRPSGMNMQEETKEGSRLHVGKDIHLKGEITACDRLIVEGTVEASMDSKEIEITESGIFEGEVTIDRAEISGRFNGTMTARKKLVIHKTGIVSGTIRYGEIEIEPGGCISGQLAQQSKTPETTTT
- a CDS encoding alpha/beta fold hydrolase; this encodes MTQPELLQRPDGQSIAYHHTPGDAPGVIFCSGFMSDMEGTKALALEQAMKDLGRSYTRFDYLGHGQSTGLFKDGTISRWTDDALAVLDECTAGPQVVVGSSMGGWIGLRMALLRPERVLGFVGIAAAPDFTRRMKRDLTDDAKADIERQGYWEEPSEYSEEPYTITGKLLGDGEKNCIMDNAIPFDGPVHLLQGMKDDAVPWQTALDIQERLTSDNVNVTLVKEGDHRLSEDIDLNRLILTTETVCSQVARNLLHR
- a CDS encoding DUF2842 domain-containing protein, translated to MNKSRKPIGLLMILVFLTVYCFGAMLIAVNFLPENKWIDLIYYPIAGVLWIFPVMKIVKFMQPGDPEEEI
- a CDS encoding glycosyltransferase family 4 protein — encoded protein: MNQHNTSFAKNESQDKQVRTIMQILPALEGGGVERGTIEMAAAIKAKGWNAIVVSNGGKMVYELDKIGATHLTLPVHSKKPWVMYRNIKRIRQVIERYGVDLVHARSRAPAWSAYAAARAEKVPYVTTFHAAYTRGGFFKNAYNGIMARGQKVIAISDFIAGHIAENYMTPEDKIVTIPRGVDCHKFNPGAVSAERIIKMATDWALPDGVPIIMLPGRLTRLKGHVELIQALSRLEDKNFLALFVGAGQGREAYRTEITNLVKSKGLEGKVQIKDYCSDMPAALMLADIVVSATNVPEGFGRISVEAQAMGRPVIATAHGGSLETVLNGETGWLVPVGDIDAMASAVKTALGMSGEEREKVAARARQHVTDNFTVEKMCNATLEVYEDVLKNREGAAV
- a CDS encoding DUF938 domain-containing protein is translated as MDNRIYSPSTARNRSFIAEALLPRLPKGGSVLEIASGSGEHATHFTPIRPDVTWQPSNLEEDQILSTESWRAHVGTENFLPVLKLDVTGEVWPTEAPDYSHGPFDAIFNANMIHIAPWVVTEGLFKGANRVLKKGGFAYLYGPYKVGGKHTSESNIAFEEWLKAKDSSFGVRDIEKVAAEAEKNGLLLKESLPMPANNFFQIFEKQ
- a CDS encoding periplasmic heavy metal sensor, translated to MKMGKTRVLTILLIASIGLNIAGAAFVGAQWYRYNVKSARSGELTFDRRAALSSLEKSEKKQIRAIWNYHKPYFKDEVRDFREAKRILSDSLSAENLDDTEIKEAFDVLISSRQNVEKRLFTILYESARLLPPEKRETFFNRGFKRWSDRHHKFKDHKFGDKDD